One Dromiciops gliroides isolate mDroGli1 chromosome 3, mDroGli1.pri, whole genome shotgun sequence DNA segment encodes these proteins:
- the LOC122745650 gene encoding interferon alpha-inducible protein 27, mitochondrial-like, which translates to MPAASFPSPSSAVLPTSRNYRVIILCSGRETRPAPALPDGGSGDKTRNPTLGSLCKATMLSNTKILLGAGAVGGATVALVAFPMVLGAVGFTKAGIAAGSMAAKMMSGAAIANGGGIASGSLVAVLQSVGAGGLSTMASTALGSAGSVLGSALAYWSSK; encoded by the exons ATGCCTGCAGCCAgcttcccttcccccagctcaGCTGTTCTGCCAACTTCCAGGAACTATAGAGTCATAATTCTCTGCTCCGGAAGAGAGACGAGACCTGCCCCAGCTCTGCCTGACGGAGGGAGTGGGGACAAAACCAGAAATCCTACCCTGGGAAGCCTCTGCAAAGCCACCATGCTGTCCAACACAAAAATCCTGCTAGGTGCGGGTGCCGTGGGTGGAGCGA CCGTGGCTCTAGTTGCATTCCCTATGGTCCTGGGAGCTGTGGGCTTCACCAAGGCTGGCATTGCTGCTGGCTCCATGGCAGCAAAGATGATGTCAGGAGCAGCCATAGCCAATGGCGGAGGGATTGCTTCGGGCAGCCTGGTAGCTGTGCTGCAGTCTGTGG GGGCTGGTGGCCTGTCGACAATGGCAAGCACCGCTCTGGGTTCTGCAGGTTCAGTCCTCGGAAGTGCCCTTGCATACTGGAGCAGCAAATAA